Proteins encoded within one genomic window of Burkholderiaceae bacterium:
- a CDS encoding Taurine ABC transporter, permease protein TauC produces MLKLRFPKTRLGVVEAGGAAATGGGLMRLFTSKAAAPGQVYGAPGQGKSTTISVVTTIVLIGLWFLITNMGWIKPLFLPSPQAVWSKFVIAVTEGVANSTLWQHTVTSLSRVFGAFLLSCVTAIPIGILMGTNRVMRGIFDPPIEFYRPLPPLAYLPLMIIWFGIGELSKILLIFLAIFAPMAISARAGVRSVGIEQIHAAYAMGASRFQIIRHVVLPAATPEILTGMRIGIGFGWTTLVAAEMVAATRGLGFMVLNAAQYLQTDTVIMGIIVIGLFAFAFDLLMRYIERVLVPWKGRV; encoded by the coding sequence ATGCTTAAGCTTAGATTTCCGAAAACCCGGCTCGGCGTCGTCGAAGCCGGCGGCGCGGCCGCCACCGGCGGCGGCCTGATGCGTCTGTTCACGAGCAAGGCCGCGGCGCCGGGCCAGGTCTACGGCGCGCCGGGGCAGGGCAAGAGCACGACGATCAGCGTGGTGACGACCATCGTGCTGATCGGCCTGTGGTTCCTGATCACCAACATGGGCTGGATCAAGCCGCTGTTTCTGCCGTCGCCGCAGGCGGTGTGGAGCAAGTTCGTCATCGCGGTCACCGAAGGCGTCGCGAACTCCACCCTCTGGCAGCACACGGTCACGAGCCTGTCGCGCGTGTTCGGCGCGTTCCTGCTGTCGTGCGTGACCGCGATCCCGATCGGCATCCTGATGGGCACGAACCGCGTGATGCGCGGCATCTTCGACCCGCCGATCGAGTTCTACCGCCCGCTGCCGCCGCTGGCCTATCTGCCGCTGATGATCATCTGGTTCGGCATCGGCGAGCTGTCGAAGATCCTGCTGATCTTCCTCGCGATCTTCGCGCCGATGGCGATCTCCGCGCGCGCCGGCGTGCGCTCGGTCGGCATCGAGCAGATCCACGCCGCCTATGCGATGGGCGCGAGCCGGTTCCAGATCATCCGGCACGTGGTGCTGCCGGCCGCGACGCCGGAAATCCTGACCGGCATGCGCATCGGCATCGGCTTCGGTTGGACCACGCTGGTCGCCGCCGAAATGGTCGCCGCGACCCGCGGCCTCGGCTTCATGGTGCTGAACGCGGCGCAGTACCTGCAGACCGACACCGTGATCATGGGCATCATCGTGATCGGCCTGTTCGCGTTCGCGTTCGACCTGCTGATGCGCTACATCGAGCGAGTGCTGGTGCCGTGGAAGGGGCGGGTCTGA
- a CDS encoding Efflux ABC transporter, permease/ATP-binding protein, translated as MTQPRSDPRRGSPRSLSGLLPFLRPYRGRIALALLFLLLAAAATLVFPLALRGLIDAGVVDAGLVHADRGAQAVALSGHFALLFAVAALLGLFSAARYYMVSWLGERVTADIRNAVYRHVLHQSPEFFETTQTGEVLSRLTGDTTLVQTVVGSSLSMGLRNAVMGLGALVILVWTNPTVMASVLGVLVLVVLPTLWIGRRVRRLSRASQDRVADASAIAAEVLNAIPVVQSYTAEPREAGRFRASTESAFQTAVRRTGARALLVAFIIIATSAALIWGLHQGAQAVLAGRMSPGQLGQTVLYVILLASAFAVLGEVYGDLLRAAGATERLMELLAARPAIISPQNPAVAEVSPTGTAIVFEALTFHYPSRPTQPALVDFNLAVAPGETVALVGASGAGKSTVFQLLLRFYDPSAGTIRLDGVATREMALQALRERIAIVPQEPVIFSASALENIRYGRPDAGDGEVEAAARAAHAHEFLAALPEGYRSFLGERGVRLSGGQRQRIAIARAILKNPPLLLLDEATSALDAESERMVQAALESAMRGRTTLVIAHRLATVQRADRIVVMDRGRIVEQGTHDALVKQGGIYAKLAALQFIT; from the coding sequence ATGACCCAACCCCGCTCCGACCCGCGCCGAGGCTCCCCGCGATCGCTGTCGGGGCTGCTGCCGTTCCTGCGCCCGTACCGCGGCCGGATCGCGCTGGCGCTGCTGTTCCTGCTGCTCGCGGCGGCAGCGACGCTGGTGTTTCCGCTGGCGCTGCGCGGGCTGATCGACGCGGGCGTGGTCGATGCCGGGCTGGTCCATGCGGACCGCGGCGCGCAGGCGGTCGCGCTCAGCGGGCATTTCGCGCTGCTGTTCGCGGTCGCGGCCCTGCTCGGCCTCTTCTCGGCGGCGCGCTACTACATGGTGAGCTGGCTCGGCGAGCGCGTCACCGCCGACATCCGCAACGCGGTGTACCGCCATGTGCTGCACCAGAGCCCGGAGTTCTTCGAGACCACGCAGACCGGCGAGGTGCTGTCGCGCCTCACCGGCGACACCACGCTGGTGCAAACCGTCGTCGGTTCGTCGCTGAGCATGGGGCTGCGCAATGCGGTGATGGGGCTGGGCGCGCTGGTCATCCTGGTCTGGACCAATCCGACCGTGATGGCCAGCGTGCTCGGCGTGCTGGTTCTGGTCGTGCTGCCGACGCTGTGGATCGGCCGGCGCGTGCGCCGCCTGTCGCGCGCGAGCCAGGACCGTGTCGCCGACGCGAGCGCGATCGCGGCCGAGGTGCTTAACGCGATCCCCGTGGTGCAGAGCTACACCGCCGAGCCGCGCGAAGCCGGGCGCTTTCGCGCTTCCACCGAGAGCGCGTTCCAGACCGCGGTGCGCCGCACCGGGGCGCGCGCGCTGCTGGTCGCGTTCATCATCATCGCGACCAGCGCCGCGCTGATCTGGGGCCTGCACCAGGGCGCGCAGGCGGTGCTGGCGGGGCGGATGTCGCCGGGCCAGCTCGGCCAGACCGTGCTGTACGTGATCCTCCTCGCGAGCGCGTTCGCGGTGCTGGGCGAGGTCTACGGCGACCTGCTGCGCGCCGCCGGCGCGACCGAGCGGTTGATGGAGCTGCTGGCCGCGCGCCCGGCCATTATTTCACCACAGAATCCGGCTGTAGCCGAGGTATCGCCTACAGGTACTGCTATCGTTTTCGAAGCATTGACGTTTCACTACCCGTCGCGCCCGACGCAACCGGCGCTGGTCGACTTCAACCTCGCCGTGGCGCCGGGCGAGACGGTGGCGCTGGTGGGCGCGAGCGGCGCCGGCAAGAGCACCGTGTTCCAACTGCTGCTGCGCTTCTACGACCCGTCGGCCGGCACGATCCGGCTGGACGGCGTCGCGACGCGCGAGATGGCGCTGCAAGCATTGCGCGAGCGCATCGCGATCGTGCCGCAGGAGCCGGTGATCTTCTCGGCCAGCGCGCTGGAGAACATCCGCTACGGCCGGCCGGATGCAGGCGACGGCGAGGTCGAAGCCGCCGCCCGCGCGGCCCATGCGCACGAATTTCTGGCAGCACTGCCCGAGGGCTATCGCAGCTTCCTCGGCGAGCGCGGCGTGCGTCTGTCCGGCGGCCAGCGCCAGCGCATCGCGATCGCGCGCGCGATCCTGAAGAACCCGCCGCTGCTGCTGCTCGACGAGGCCACCAGCGCGCTCGACGCCGAGAGCGAACGCATGGTGCAGGCGGCACTCGAATCGGCGATGCGCGGGCGCACCACGCTGGTGATCGCGCACCGGCTCGCGACCGTGCAGCGCGCGGACCGCATCGTCGTGATGGACCGCGGCCGCATCGTCGAGCAGGGCACGCACGATGCGCTCGTCAAGCAGGGCGGCATCTACGCCAAACTCGCGGCGCTGCAGTTCATTACATGA
- a CDS encoding Transcriptional regulator, MarR family codes for MTQHADAARDIPPLTAAAVEFYSPGSYFAEDSVGLLMRKTVNRLALEIERQMAPNGLTNAQWVPLLKLYLGEASTAAELARVCELDASAMTRLLDRVEAKGLCRRERSSEDRRVVSLKLTPEGREAAQKVPEVLSRVQNACLAGFTREEWQTLKDFLRRMLENTQALTAAGEPNEKQP; via the coding sequence ATGACACAGCACGCCGATGCTGCCCGTGACATACCGCCGCTCACCGCCGCGGCAGTCGAGTTTTACAGTCCGGGCAGCTATTTCGCGGAGGACAGCGTAGGCCTGTTGATGCGCAAGACCGTGAACCGTCTCGCGCTGGAGATCGAACGCCAGATGGCGCCAAACGGGCTGACCAACGCGCAGTGGGTGCCGCTGCTCAAGCTCTACCTGGGCGAGGCCAGCACCGCGGCCGAGCTCGCGCGCGTGTGCGAACTGGACGCGAGCGCGATGACGCGGCTGCTGGACCGGGTCGAGGCCAAGGGTCTGTGCCGGCGCGAGCGCTCGTCCGAGGATCGCCGCGTGGTCAGCCTGAAGCTGACGCCCGAGGGGCGCGAGGCGGCGCAGAAGGTTCCCGAGGTGCTGTCGCGCGTCCAGAATGCCTGCCTCGCCGGCTTCACGCGCGAGGAATGGCAGACGCTGAAGGACTTCCTGCGGCGCATGCTCGAGAACACGCAGGCGCTGACGGCCGCCGGAGAACCGAATGAAAAACAACCCTGA
- a CDS encoding Outer membrane factor (OMF) lipoprotein associated wth EmrAB-OMF efflux system — protein MKNNPERRALPTRLLTIAALTLLLAGCADMAGVPPPQAKLRDAASLGLSGAAAQPAVSAEWWRAFGDPQLDALIARALEDSPSLKLAQVRLERARSMSEGARAALLPKLGAEVDLNRQLFSSNFIYPPPLGGATYNSAQAQLEGSWEIDFFGKNRAALDAALGNTKAAEADAQAARVLLASNVARGYFQLARLHDQLAVAERTLAQRTQELGLVRDRFDAGLDTTLELRESEGGLPEARRQIEALHEQIALERNALGALVGQPDAAKALTPTALIAINSVSLPDAIPASLLGQRADVAAARWRVEAATADVKNAKRQFYPNVNLIALAGFSSLGFGNLFKSGSQQWNVGPAITLPIFEGGRLRANLHGRNADLDAAVESYNATVLDAVRDAADQIASLQSIARQQTQQQAAQAAAESAYDLSLQRYKAGLGTYLNVLTAESTVLAQRRLDVDLRARALDTEVALIRALGGGYPAEAVAQAGAGPAQEPARGRVASRP, from the coding sequence ATGAAAAACAACCCTGAGCGGCGGGCGCTCCCGACCCGGCTGCTGACGATCGCCGCGCTGACGCTGTTGCTCGCCGGCTGTGCCGACATGGCCGGCGTGCCGCCGCCGCAGGCGAAGCTGCGCGACGCCGCATCGCTGGGCTTGTCCGGTGCGGCGGCGCAGCCCGCGGTGTCGGCCGAATGGTGGCGCGCGTTCGGCGATCCGCAACTCGACGCGCTGATTGCCCGCGCGCTCGAAGACAGCCCAAGCCTCAAGCTCGCGCAGGTGCGGCTCGAACGCGCGCGCTCGATGAGCGAGGGCGCGCGCGCCGCGCTGCTGCCGAAGCTCGGCGCCGAAGTCGACCTGAACCGGCAGCTGTTCAGTTCGAACTTCATCTATCCGCCGCCGCTGGGCGGCGCGACATACAACTCGGCTCAGGCGCAACTGGAGGGTAGCTGGGAGATCGATTTCTTCGGCAAGAACCGCGCGGCGCTGGACGCGGCGCTCGGCAACACAAAGGCCGCCGAGGCCGACGCGCAGGCCGCGCGCGTGCTGCTCGCCAGCAACGTGGCGCGCGGCTATTTCCAGCTGGCGCGCCTGCACGACCAGCTCGCGGTGGCCGAGCGCACGCTCGCGCAGCGCACGCAGGAACTGGGCCTGGTGCGCGACCGCTTCGACGCCGGGCTCGACACGACGCTGGAGCTGCGCGAGAGCGAAGGCGGTCTGCCGGAGGCGCGCCGCCAGATCGAGGCGCTCCACGAGCAGATCGCGCTCGAGCGCAATGCCCTGGGCGCGCTGGTCGGTCAGCCGGATGCGGCGAAGGCGCTGACCCCGACTGCGCTCATTGCTATCAATTCTGTATCATTGCCGGACGCGATCCCGGCCAGCCTGCTCGGGCAGCGCGCCGACGTGGCGGCGGCCCGCTGGCGCGTCGAAGCCGCGACCGCGGACGTGAAGAACGCGAAGCGCCAGTTCTACCCGAACGTGAACCTGATCGCGCTGGCCGGGTTCTCCAGCCTCGGCTTCGGCAACCTGTTCAAGAGCGGCAGCCAGCAGTGGAACGTGGGCCCGGCGATCACATTGCCGATCTTCGAGGGCGGCCGGCTGCGCGCCAATCTGCATGGCAGGAACGCCGACCTCGACGCCGCGGTGGAGAGCTACAACGCCACCGTGCTCGACGCGGTGCGCGACGCGGCGGACCAGATCGCGTCGCTGCAGTCGATCGCGCGCCAGCAGACGCAGCAGCAGGCGGCGCAGGCCGCGGCCGAGAGCGCATACGACCTGTCCTTGCAGCGCTACAAGGCCGGCCTGGGCACCTACCTGAACGTGCTGACGGCCGAGTCCACCGTGCTCGCGCAGCGCCGGCTCGACGTCGATCTGCGCGCGCGCGCGCTTGACACCGAAGTCGCGCTGATCCGCGCGCTCGGCGGCGGCTACCCGGCCGAGGCCGTGGCGCAGGCCGGCGCCGGTCCGGCGCAAGAGCCAGCGCGGGGGCGCGTCGCGTCGCGGCCCTGA
- a CDS encoding Multidrug efflux system EmrAB-OMF, membrane fusion component EmrA: MNDTVQTPAENDAPAGNPKRKKALTVLAVLVLIAAIGWAGYEWLVASKYEDTDNAYVEGNVIQVTPQTGGTVIAIMADDTDFVHAGVPLVRFDPTDAKVALAQADANLAQTVRQVRTLYANNGTFEAQIKLREADVVRAQSDLSRAADDLKRRESLAATGAVSKEELEHARTQVATARSALAAAQAGVVAAREQLASNESMTEGTTLEHHPSVQAAAAKVREAYLALQRTTIPAPVDGYVARRTVQLGQRVAPGTPLMSIVPLSQVWVDANFKEGQLRNIRIGQPVKLTADVYGGKVDYNGRVVGLAAGTGAAFALLPAQNATGNWIKVVQRVPVRIALEPKQLAAHPLRVGLSMNVTVDIRSKQGKTLADAPTDQTPAQTEVYASQDDGANAEVRRVIAENAGGKVAPRGLGGAAPGKDAAAVAKRAANPAALRTGAAPAMALN, translated from the coding sequence ATGAACGACACCGTACAAACTCCGGCTGAAAACGATGCGCCCGCCGGCAACCCGAAGCGCAAAAAGGCCCTGACGGTGCTCGCCGTCCTGGTGCTGATCGCCGCCATAGGCTGGGCCGGCTACGAGTGGCTGGTCGCCAGCAAATACGAGGACACCGACAACGCCTATGTCGAGGGCAACGTGATCCAGGTCACGCCGCAGACCGGCGGCACCGTGATCGCGATCATGGCCGATGACACCGATTTCGTGCATGCCGGCGTGCCGCTGGTCCGTTTCGATCCGACCGACGCGAAGGTCGCGCTGGCGCAGGCCGACGCGAACCTGGCGCAGACCGTTCGCCAGGTGCGCACGCTGTACGCGAACAACGGCACGTTCGAGGCGCAGATCAAGCTGCGCGAGGCCGACGTGGTGCGAGCGCAGAGCGATCTGAGCCGGGCCGCCGACGATCTGAAGCGGCGCGAGTCGCTGGCGGCGACCGGCGCGGTGTCGAAGGAGGAACTCGAGCATGCGCGCACCCAGGTTGCGACCGCGCGCAGCGCGCTGGCGGCCGCGCAGGCCGGCGTCGTCGCCGCGCGCGAACAACTGGCGAGCAACGAATCGATGACCGAAGGCACGACGCTCGAGCACCATCCCAGCGTGCAGGCCGCCGCGGCCAAGGTGCGCGAGGCCTATCTGGCGCTGCAGCGCACCACGATTCCCGCGCCGGTGGACGGCTATGTCGCGCGGCGCACGGTGCAGCTCGGCCAGCGCGTCGCGCCCGGCACGCCGTTGATGTCGATCGTGCCTTTGAGCCAGGTCTGGGTCGACGCGAACTTCAAGGAGGGGCAGCTGCGCAACATCCGCATCGGCCAGCCGGTCAAGCTGACCGCCGACGTCTACGGCGGCAAGGTCGATTACAACGGGCGGGTCGTCGGTCTGGCCGCCGGCACCGGCGCCGCGTTCGCGCTGCTGCCGGCGCAGAACGCGACCGGTAACTGGATCAAGGTGGTGCAGCGGGTGCCGGTGCGCATCGCGCTAGAGCCGAAGCAGCTTGCTGCGCATCCGCTTCGCGTCGGACTGTCGATGAACGTCACGGTCGATATCCGCAGCAAGCAAGGCAAGACGCTGGCCGACGCGCCGACCGATCAGACCCCGGCGCAGACCGAGGTGTATGCGTCGCAGGACGACGGCGCGAACGCCGAGGTGCGCCGCGTGATCGCCGAGAACGCCGGCGGAAAGGTCGCACCACGTGGACTCGGCGGCGCCGCACCCGGCAAGGATGCGGCGGCGGTCGCGAAAAGGGCCGCGAACCCGGCCGCGCTGCGCACCGGCGCAGCGCCGGCGATGGCGTTGAACTGA
- a CDS encoding Multidrug efflux system EmrAB-OMF, inner-membrane proton/drug antiporter EmrB (MFS type), giving the protein MTADSRYAEQPPLEGSLRMWGTIALSAATFMNVLDSSIANVSLPAIAGDLGVSPNQGTWVITSFAVANAVSVPLTGWLSERFGQVRLFVGSVLLFVLCSWLCGLAPNMTLLIVFRVLQGFVAGPMIPLSQSLLLTIYPKAMAGMAMAMWSMTVLIAPVVGPLLGGWITDNISWPWIFYINIPVGLIAATAIVAIFRKRESPTHKRPIDAIGLGALVIWVGSLQVLLDKGKELDWFHSSLIIALAVVAALGFVFFLIWELTDKHPVVDLTLFAKRNFWAGTVTMSIGYGLFFGLVVLLPLWLQQFMGYTATDAGMVLAPVGVLALVLSPVVGKNLAKHDPRYYATVSFLVFALVMWMRSRFNTESDFDTIMVPTIIQGIGVATFFIPLNLITLAGLPQHRLPSASGLANFVRITAGAFGTSITTTMWENRASLHHAQLAETVTGTNQAAVGALAGLQAHGFSAEQALGVVNRMVTDQAFMISADEIFWLSAVIFIVMIPLIWLTRPDHHTGGAQVGAGAH; this is encoded by the coding sequence ATGACAGCCGACTCCAGATACGCAGAGCAGCCGCCGCTCGAAGGTTCGTTGCGCATGTGGGGCACGATTGCCCTGTCGGCCGCCACGTTCATGAACGTGCTCGATTCGTCGATCGCGAACGTTTCGCTGCCGGCGATCGCGGGCGACCTCGGCGTCAGCCCGAATCAGGGTACCTGGGTCATCACCAGCTTCGCGGTCGCGAACGCGGTGTCGGTGCCGCTGACCGGCTGGCTGTCGGAGCGCTTCGGCCAGGTCCGGCTGTTCGTCGGCAGCGTGCTCTTGTTCGTGCTGTGTTCGTGGCTGTGCGGACTGGCGCCGAACATGACGCTGCTGATCGTGTTCCGGGTGCTGCAGGGTTTCGTCGCCGGGCCGATGATCCCGTTGTCGCAGTCGCTGCTGCTGACCATCTACCCGAAGGCGATGGCCGGCATGGCGATGGCGATGTGGTCGATGACGGTGCTGATCGCGCCGGTGGTCGGACCGCTGCTCGGCGGCTGGATCACCGACAACATCTCGTGGCCGTGGATCTTCTACATCAACATTCCGGTCGGGCTGATCGCTGCGACGGCGATCGTCGCGATCTTCCGCAAGCGCGAGAGCCCGACGCACAAGCGGCCGATCGACGCGATCGGCCTCGGGGCGCTGGTGATCTGGGTCGGTTCGCTGCAGGTGCTGCTCGACAAGGGCAAGGAACTCGACTGGTTTCATTCGTCCCTGATCATCGCGCTCGCGGTGGTTGCCGCCTTGGGCTTCGTGTTTTTCCTGATCTGGGAGCTGACCGACAAGCACCCGGTGGTGGACCTGACGCTGTTCGCCAAGCGCAACTTCTGGGCTGGCACGGTCACGATGTCGATCGGCTACGGGTTGTTCTTCGGCCTGGTCGTGCTGCTGCCGCTGTGGCTGCAGCAGTTCATGGGCTACACCGCGACCGACGCCGGCATGGTGCTGGCGCCGGTCGGGGTGCTGGCGCTGGTGCTGTCGCCGGTCGTCGGCAAGAACCTGGCGAAGCACGATCCGCGCTACTACGCCACGGTTTCGTTCCTGGTGTTCGCGCTGGTGATGTGGATGCGCTCGCGCTTCAACACCGAGTCGGACTTCGACACCATCATGGTGCCGACCATCATCCAGGGCATAGGCGTGGCGACCTTCTTCATCCCGCTGAACCTGATCACGCTCGCCGGACTGCCGCAGCACCGGCTGCCCAGCGCTTCGGGCCTCGCGAATTTCGTGCGCATCACCGCTGGAGCGTTCGGCACCTCGATCACGACCACGATGTGGGAGAACCGCGCTTCGTTGCACCACGCGCAGCTGGCCGAGACGGTGACCGGGACCAATCAAGCTGCGGTCGGCGCGCTCGCGGGCCTGCAGGCGCACGGCTTCAGTGCCGAGCAGGCGCTCGGGGTGGTGAACCGGATGGTGACGGATCAGGCGTTCATGATTTCGGCGGACGAAATCTTCTGGCTGTCGGCGGTCATCTTCATCGTGATGATTCCGCTGATCTGGCTGACGCGCCCCGACCATCACACCGGCGGCGCGCAGGTCGGCGCCGGCGCGCACTGA
- a CDS encoding Broad-specificity amino acid ABC transporter, permease protein 2: MVSSGAATLRVRITYAILLVLLAILPWLGVYPVFVMKLLCFALFACAFNLLLGYTGLLSFGHAALFGMAAYVCGWVVTALHWPPLAGLLAGMVTSALIGLVMGAVSIRRQGIYFAMITLAMAQMVFFFCLQAPFTGGEDGLQGVPRGTLFGVLSLHSDVAMYYFVAVVFVLAYLFISRIVHSPYGQVLKMIRENEPRAISLGYRVDRYKLLAFVLSATLSGLAGSMKTLVMGFATLSDVHWATSGEVILMTLVGGVGTFFGPVLGAGVISTVQDQLADKVGSWVMVIIGAVFVLCVLAFRRGIVGEILAFLDRRRQAANPPNQGSSETHRAAAAPPAK; encoded by the coding sequence ATGGTTTCGTCTGGCGCCGCCACCCTGCGGGTCCGCATCACCTATGCCATCTTGCTGGTTTTGCTGGCGATCTTGCCCTGGCTCGGCGTGTACCCGGTGTTCGTGATGAAGCTGCTGTGCTTCGCACTGTTCGCCTGCGCGTTCAACCTGTTGCTCGGCTACACCGGCTTGCTGTCGTTCGGCCACGCGGCGCTGTTCGGCATGGCTGCCTACGTCTGTGGCTGGGTGGTGACCGCGCTCCATTGGCCGCCGCTCGCCGGCCTGCTGGCCGGCATGGTGACCTCGGCGTTGATCGGTCTCGTGATGGGCGCGGTGTCGATCCGGCGCCAGGGCATCTACTTCGCGATGATCACGCTGGCGATGGCGCAGATGGTCTTCTTCTTCTGCCTGCAAGCCCCGTTCACCGGTGGCGAGGACGGGCTGCAGGGCGTCCCGCGCGGCACCTTGTTCGGCGTGTTGTCGCTGCACTCGGACGTCGCGATGTACTACTTCGTCGCCGTGGTGTTCGTGCTGGCCTATCTCTTCATTTCGCGCATCGTGCACTCGCCGTATGGCCAGGTGCTGAAGATGATCCGCGAGAACGAGCCGCGCGCCATTTCTCTGGGCTACCGGGTCGACCGCTACAAGCTGCTGGCGTTCGTGCTGTCGGCCACGCTGTCGGGTCTGGCCGGTTCGATGAAGACGCTGGTGATGGGTTTCGCGACGCTGTCCGACGTGCATTGGGCGACGTCGGGCGAGGTGATCCTGATGACGCTGGTCGGCGGCGTCGGCACCTTCTTCGGTCCGGTGCTCGGCGCCGGCGTCATCAGCACGGTGCAGGACCAGTTGGCGGACAAGGTCGGTTCCTGGGTCATGGTGATCATCGGCGCGGTCTTCGTGCTGTGCGTGCTCGCGTTCCGGCGCGGCATCGTCGGGGAAATCCTGGCGTTCCTCGATCGGCGCCGGCAGGCGGCGAACCCGCCGAATCAGGGCAGCAGCGAAACCCACCGCGCAGCCGCCGCGCCTCCCGCCAAATAA
- a CDS encoding Broad-specificity amino acid ABC transporter, permease protein 1 — MDIFGIPLQAFLGQLMLGLVNGAFYAMLSLGLAVIFGLLGIINFAHGVLYMMGAYAGWILLDSFGVNYWFALVLAPLIVGVVGVVIERLFLRHLYKLDPLYGLLLTFGLALIIEGLFRYEYGVSGQSYPTPDLLAGATNLGFMVLPNYRAWVIVASIAICIAVWLLIERTRLGAYLRAGTENAPLVQAFGVNVPVLVMLTYGGGAALAALAGVMAAPIINVTPLMGENMIIVVFAVVVIGGMGSIIGSVVSGLGLGVIEGFTRVFYPEASNVIIFVVMVIVLVLRPAGLFGKEA; from the coding sequence ATGGACATTTTCGGAATTCCCCTGCAGGCTTTTCTCGGCCAGCTGATGCTGGGGCTGGTCAATGGCGCGTTCTACGCGATGCTCAGCCTCGGTCTGGCGGTGATCTTCGGGCTGCTTGGCATCATCAATTTCGCGCACGGCGTGCTCTACATGATGGGAGCCTACGCCGGCTGGATCCTGCTCGACTCGTTCGGCGTCAACTACTGGTTCGCGCTGGTGCTCGCGCCGCTGATCGTCGGCGTTGTCGGTGTCGTGATCGAACGCTTGTTCCTGCGCCATCTGTACAAGCTCGACCCGCTGTACGGGTTGCTTCTGACCTTTGGCCTGGCGCTGATCATCGAAGGCCTGTTTCGTTATGAATACGGGGTGTCGGGCCAGTCGTACCCGACACCGGACCTGCTGGCCGGAGCGACCAACCTCGGCTTCATGGTGCTGCCGAACTACCGGGCCTGGGTGATCGTCGCATCGATCGCGATCTGCATCGCCGTCTGGCTCCTGATCGAGCGCACGCGGCTTGGCGCCTACCTGCGCGCCGGCACCGAGAACGCGCCGCTGGTGCAGGCATTCGGCGTCAACGTGCCGGTTCTGGTGATGCTCACTTACGGCGGCGGCGCCGCGCTGGCCGCGCTGGCCGGCGTGATGGCGGCGCCGATCATCAACGTCACGCCGCTGATGGGGGAAAACATGATCATCGTGGTGTTCGCGGTGGTCGTGATCGGCGGCATGGGCTCGATCATCGGCTCGGTCGTCAGCGGCCTCGGGCTCGGCGTGATCGAGGGCTTCACGCGGGTGTTCTACCCGGAGGCGTCCAACGTCATCATCTTCGTCGTGATGGTGATCGTGCTGGTGCTGCGGCCGGCAGGCCTGTTCGGCAAGGAGGCCTGA